In the genome of Senegalia massiliensis, one region contains:
- a CDS encoding ATP-binding protein: MQKLLILSGKGGTGKTTIASSFVKLSEDKVFADCDVDAPNLHLVIDDLSKSITKDYYGMDKSYIHSDICISCGKCFDNCRFDAIVKKEDSYKIDTYSCEGCGVCELVCPVNAAKLQPDIAGRLDLYTEDKVFSTAELKMGSGTSGKLVTKVKERLNMPITRGKLAIIDGSPGIGCPVIASITGVDMVLVVAEPSISGITDMKRIVETSYKFGIKTAICINKYDVNIDKSQEIEYFCKNNEIPMIGKLPFDRNAIKAINIGKTIVDIDCEIGEKVKDVFNQAIKILNT, translated from the coding sequence ATGCAGAAATTACTAATCCTTAGTGGTAAAGGGGGAACAGGAAAGACTACTATTGCAAGTAGTTTTGTAAAACTTTCAGAAGATAAAGTTTTTGCAGATTGTGATGTGGATGCCCCAAACTTACACCTTGTAATAGATGATTTAAGCAAATCTATTACTAAAGATTATTATGGAATGGATAAATCATATATCCATAGTGATATATGTATAAGTTGTGGAAAATGTTTCGATAATTGTAGATTTGATGCAATAGTAAAAAAAGAAGATAGTTATAAAATAGATACTTATAGTTGTGAGGGATGTGGAGTTTGTGAATTAGTTTGTCCAGTGAATGCAGCTAAATTACAACCTGATATAGCAGGAAGACTAGATCTTTATACTGAAGATAAAGTATTTTCAACAGCAGAACTTAAAATGGGAAGTGGGACTTCAGGGAAATTGGTAACCAAAGTAAAAGAGAGGTTAAATATGCCAATTACAAGAGGAAAATTAGCAATAATAGATGGTTCACCAGGAATAGGTTGTCCAGTTATTGCTTCAATAACTGGTGTAGATATGGTTTTAGTTGTAGCTGAACCTTCTATATCTGGAATAACTGATATGAAAAGAATTGTTGAAACATCATATAAATTTGGAATCAAAACTGCTATATGTATAAATAAATATGATGTTAATATTGATAAAAGTCAAGAAATTGAATATTTTTGCAAAAATAATGAAATACCTATGATAGGTAAATTACCATTTGATAGAAATGCCATTAAAGCTATAAATATTGGAAAGACTATTGTAGATATTGATTGTGAAATAGGGGAAAAAGTAAAAGATGTATTTAATCAAGCTATAAAAATATTAAACACATAA
- a CDS encoding DUF134 domain-containing protein, which produces MPRPKKRRRVCSLPENKRFGPMGIGRIVKEVIIMSVDEYETIRLIDLNNFTQKECSEQMDIARTTVQGIYDKARKKLADSLINGKVIVIEGGNYNLCINSNKPCGKGCRKRELINKKEGDV; this is translated from the coding sequence TTGCCACGTCCTAAAAAAAGAAGGAGAGTGTGCTCGCTGCCAGAAAACAAAAGATTTGGACCTATGGGCATAGGGAGAATTGTTAAAGAAGTTATAATTATGTCAGTAGATGAGTATGAAACTATAAGATTAATTGATTTAAATAATTTTACACAAAAAGAATGCTCAGAACAAATGGATATAGCTCGTACTACTGTTCAAGGAATATATGATAAAGCTAGAAAAAAACTTGCTGATTCTTTAATTAATGGAAAAGTAATAGTTATTGAAGGTGGAAATTATAATCTTTGTATAAATTCTAATAAGCCTTGTGGGAAAGGTTGTAGAAAACGAGAGTTAATTAATAAAAAAGAAGGAGATGTGTGA
- a CDS encoding AAA family ATPase, which translates to MNIAVLSGKGGTGKTFISVNLSEVAGNSTYIDCDVEEPNGHLFFKPTNITRNSIYVNIPEVDNNICTGCKKCVGFCKFNALAYTNKVLVFEDVCHSCGGCSIICPANAITEKKKEIGIVEKGISNNVSVISGIMNIGEVSGVPIIKESLKYIDNNNYNIIDCPPGSSCIVMDSIKDADYCILVAEPTIFGSHNLNMVYDLVKLFNKPHGVVLNKYTDKNNPIEEFCNEKNINILEKIYFDKSIGNLNSNGEIVSRVNDKYKELFSSLLEKVTKEVWHAEITNP; encoded by the coding sequence ATGAATATAGCAGTATTAAGTGGTAAAGGTGGTACTGGCAAAACATTCATATCTGTAAATTTATCTGAAGTAGCTGGCAATTCAACATATATTGATTGTGATGTAGAAGAACCCAATGGCCATTTGTTTTTTAAACCTACTAATATAACTAGAAATAGTATATATGTAAATATTCCAGAAGTAGATAATAATATTTGTACTGGATGTAAAAAATGTGTGGGGTTTTGCAAATTTAATGCATTAGCATATACTAATAAAGTTTTAGTATTTGAAGATGTATGCCATTCTTGTGGAGGCTGTTCTATTATTTGTCCAGCTAATGCCATAACTGAAAAGAAAAAAGAAATAGGGATAGTAGAAAAAGGCATTTCAAATAACGTAAGTGTAATATCTGGAATTATGAATATTGGTGAAGTATCTGGTGTGCCTATTATTAAAGAATCTTTAAAATATATTGATAATAATAATTATAATATCATAGATTGTCCACCAGGAAGTTCATGTATAGTTATGGATAGTATAAAAGATGCTGATTATTGTATATTAGTAGCAGAGCCAACTATTTTTGGATCTCATAATTTGAATATGGTATATGATTTAGTAAAATTATTTAATAAGCCTCATGGTGTAGTATTAAATAAATATACAGATAAAAATAATCCCATAGAAGAATTTTGTAATGAAAAAAATATAAATATATTAGAAAAAATATATTTTGATAAATCAATTGGAAATTTAAATTCTAATGGGGAGATTGTTTCAAGAGTAAATGATAAATATAAAGAGTTATTTTCGTCATTATTAGAAAAAGTAACTAAGGAGGTGTGGCATGCAGAAATTACTAATCCTTAG
- a CDS encoding NifB/NifX family molybdenum-iron cluster-binding protein, with the protein MKIAVASEKDLVTEHFGHCENFNIYEVEGNNIIKNESITNPGHKPGFLPNFLNDLGVNVIISGGMGAGAINIFNNKNIEVITGAHGNARKLVESYITGELVSTDSICHQHIHHEECNE; encoded by the coding sequence ATGAAAATTGCAGTAGCTAGTGAAAAAGATTTAGTAACAGAGCATTTTGGTCATTGTGAGAATTTTAATATTTATGAGGTGGAAGGAAATAATATTATTAAAAATGAATCTATAACAAATCCAGGACATAAGCCAGGATTTTTACCTAATTTTTTAAATGATTTAGGAGTTAATGTTATAATTTCAGGAGGAATGGGAGCTGGAGCTATAAATATATTTAACAATAAAAATATAGAAGTAATAACTGGAGCTCACGGTAATGCAAGAAAATTAGTAGAAAGTTATATAACTGGAGAATTAGTATCAACTGACTCAATATGTCATCAGCATATTCATCACGAAGAA
- a CDS encoding NifB/NifX family molybdenum-iron cluster-binding protein: MKIAMPVSEKSIDSYINNTFGRANYFLIYDTESESSVFIDNTAAASQGGAGISAAQILVDQNIDSLITPRCGKNSAEVFENSNIKLYRSIAGAIKENIELLKEGKLNELTEIHAGFHGVGRNNNRGRGRR; the protein is encoded by the coding sequence ATGAAAATAGCAATGCCAGTAAGCGAAAAATCTATAGATAGTTATATTAATAATACTTTTGGACGTGCAAATTATTTTTTGATATATGATACTGAAAGTGAATCTAGTGTTTTTATAGATAATACAGCAGCAGCAAGTCAAGGTGGAGCTGGTATAAGCGCAGCTCAAATATTAGTAGATCAAAATATTGATTCTTTAATAACTCCAAGATGTGGTAAAAATTCAGCTGAAGTATTTGAAAATTCTAATATAAAACTATATAGATCCATTGCAGGGGCTATAAAAGAAAATATAGAGTTATTAAAAGAAGGTAAATTAAATGAATTAACAGAAATACATGCTGGTTTTCATGGGGTTGGAAGAAATAATAATAGAGGTAGAGGAAGAAGATAA